The Drosophila teissieri strain GT53w chromosome X, Prin_Dtei_1.1, whole genome shotgun sequence genome has a segment encoding these proteins:
- the LOC122624290 gene encoding dorsal-ventral patterning protein Sog has protein sequence MANKLRKSSGIEWATATGTVPLLERSCCHSEDAQVEPQGCQANTSHRVPTTTTSREQCPILRHLSQRSHLSHLSHLLIIAGLLMLVCLAGVTEGRRHAPLMFEESDTGRRSNRPAVTECQFGKVLRELGSTWYADLGPPFGVMYCIKCECVAIPKKRRIVARVQCRNIKNECPPAKCDDPISLPGKCCKTCPGDRNDTDVALDVPVPNEEEERNMKHYAALLTGRTSYFLKGEEMKSMYTTYNPQNVVATARFLFHKKNLYYSFYTSSRIGRPRAIQFVDDAGVILEEHQLETTLAGTLSVYQNATGKICGVWRRVPRDYKRILRDDRLHVVLLWGNKQQAELALAGKVAKYTALQTELFSSLLEAPLPDGKTDPQLAGAGGTAIVSTSSGAASSMHLTLVFNGVFGAEEYADAALSVKIELAERKEVIFDEIPRVRKPSAEINVLELSSPISIQNLRLMSRGKLLLTVESKKYPHLRIQGHIVTRASCEIFQTLLAPHSAESSTKSSGLAWVYLNTDGSLAYNIETEHVNTRDRPNISLIEEQGKRKAKLEDLTPSFNFNQAIGSVEKLGPKVLESLYAGELGVNVATEHETSLIRGRLVPRPVADARDSAEPILLKRQEHSEAQNPHAVGMAWMSIDNECNLHYEVTLSGVPAQDLQLYLEEKPIEAIGAPVTRKLLEEFNGSYLEGFFLSMPSAELIKLEMSVCYLEVHSKHSKQLLLRGKLKSTKVPGHCFPVYTDNNVPVPGDHNDNHLVNGETKCFHSGRFYNESEQWRSAQDACQMCACLRGQSSCEVIKCPALKCKATEQLLQREGECCPSCVPKKEAADYSAQSSPATNATDLLQQRRGCRLGEQFHPAGASWHPFLPPNGFDTCTTCSCDPLTLEIRCPRLVCPPLQCSEKLAYRPDKKACCKICPEGKQSSSNGHKAAPNNPNVLQDQAMQRSPSHSAEEVLANGGCKVVNKVYENGQEWHPILMSHGEQKCIKCRCKDSKVNCDRKRCSRSTCQQQTRVTSKRRLFEKPDAAAPAIDECCSTQCRRSRRHHKRQPHHQQRSSS, from the exons ATGGCCAACAAGCTGAGGAAATCGAGCGGCATCGAGTGGGCCACGGCCACCGGCACAGTACCGCTCCTGGAGAGGAGCTGCTGCCACAGCGAGGATGCGCAAGTGGAGCCACAAGGATGCCAAGCCAACACCAGCCACAGAgtacccaccaccaccaccagccgGGAACAGTGCCCCATCCTGCGCCACCTCAGCCAACGGAGCCACCTGAGCCACCTGAGCCACCTGCTCATCATCGCCGGACTGCTGATGCTCGTCTGCTTGGCGGGCGTGACGGAGGGCCGCCGGCATGCGCCGCTCATGTTCGAGGAGTCCGACACGGGCAGGCGGTCCAACCGACCAGCGG TCACCGAATGCCAGTTTGGCAAAGTCTTGCGCGAATTGGGGTCCACCTGGTATGCGGATTTGGGTCCACCCTTCGGAGTGATGTACTGCATCAAGTGTGAATGTGTAGCG ATACCCAAGAAGCGACGCATCGTTGCACGCGTCCAGTGTCGCAATATCAAAAACGAGTGTCCGCCGGCCAAATGCGATGATCCCATCTCGCTGCCCGGCAAATGCTGCAAGACCTGTCCCGGCGATCGGAACG ATACGGATGTCGCCTTGGATGTGCCAGTGCCCAACGAAGAGGAAGAGCGCAACATGAAAC ATTACGCTGCGTTGCTGACGGGCCGCACCTCCTACTTCCTCAAGGGCGAGGAAATGAAGTCCATGTACACCACCTACAATCCGCAGAACGTGGTGGCCACCGCCCGCTTCCTGTTCCACAAGAAGAACCTCTACTACTCCTTCTACACCTCATCGCGCATCGGTCGTCCGCGTGCCATTCAATTTGTCGACGATGCGGGCGTCATCCTGGAGGAGCACCAACTGGAGACCACCTTGGCGGGCACCCTGAGTGTCTATCAGAATGCCACCGGCAAGATCTGCGGTGTGTGGCGACGAGTACCACGTGACTACAAGCGCATCCTGCGCGACGATCGCCTCCATGTCGTCCTCCTCTGGGGCAACAAGCAGCAGGCGGAGTTGGCGCTGGCCGGCAAGGTGGCCAAGTATACGGCCCTGCAGACGGAGCTGTTCAGTTCGCTGCTGGAGGCACCGCTGCCCGATGGCAAAACGGATCCCCAGCTGGCCGGAGCCGGTGGCACAGCCATCGTGTCCACCAGCAGCGGCGCCGCCTCATCGATGCATCTCACCCTGGTCTTCAATGGCGTCTTTGGTGCCGAGGAGTACGCCGATGCCGCGCTCAGTGTGAAAATCGAGTTGGCCGAACGCAAGGAGGTGATCTTCGATGAGATTCCACGGGTGCGCAAGCCCTCCGCCGAGATCAATGTCCTGGAGCTGTCGTCGCCCATTTCCATACAGAATCTGCGCCTGATGTCGCGTGGCAAACTCCTGCTGACCGTCGAGTCCAAGAAGTACCCACATCTGCGCATCCAGGGACACATCGTGACCCGGGCCAGCTGCGAGATCTTCCAGACCCTGCTGGCGCCGCACAGTGCCGAATCCTCGACCAAGAGCAGCGGCCTGGCGTGGGTCTACCTGAACACCGACGGATCGCTGGCCTACAACATCGAAACGGAGCACGTGAACACCCGGGACAGGCCCAACATCAGCCTGATCGAGGAGCAGGGCAAGCGCAAGGCCAAGCTGGAGGATCTGACGCCCAGCTTCAACTTCAACCAGGCCATTGGCAGTGTGGAGAAGCTGGGCCCCAAGGTCCTCGAGTCCCTGTACGCCGGCGAACTGGGCGTCAATGTGGCCACCGAGCACGAGACGAGCCTGATCCGTGGCCGTCTGGTACCGCGACCCGTGGCCGATGCTCGGGACTCGGCGGAGCCCATACTGCTGAAGCGACAGGAGCACTCGGAGGCACAGAATCCACATGCCGTGGGCATGGCCTGGATGTCCATCGACAACGAGTGCAATCTGCACTACGAGGTGACGCTCAGCGGTGTGCCCGCCCAGGATCTGCAGCTGTATCTGGAGGAGAAGCCCATCGAGGCGATTGGTGCGCCGGTGACGAGGAAGCTGCTCGAGGAGTTCAACGGCTCCTATCTGGAGGGCTTCTTCCTCAGCATGCCGTCCGCCGAACTGATCAAGCTGGAGATGAGCGTCTGCTATCTGGAGGTCCACTCCAAGCACTCCAAGCAGCTCCTGCTGCGCGGCAAGCTGAAGAGCACCAAGGTGCCGGGCCACTGCTTCCCCGTCTACACGGACAACAATGTGCCAGTGCCGGGCGATCACAATGACAACCACTTGGTCAACGGCGAGACCAAGTGCTTCCACTCCGGCCGCTTCTACAACGAATCGGAGCAGTGGCGCAGCGCCCAGGATGCCTGCCAGATGTGCGCCTGTCTGCGTGGCCAGTCCAGTTGCGAGGTCATCAAGTGTCCGGCCCTCAAGTGCAAGGCTAcggagcagctgctccagcggGAGGGGGAGTGCTGTCCCAGCTGTGTGCCCAAGAAGGAGGCCGCCGACTACTCGGCGCAATCCTCGCCAGCCACCAATGCCACCGACTTGCTGCAACAGCGACGCGGCTGCCGCCTGGGCGAGCAGTTCCATCCCGCCGGCGCCAGTTGGCATCCATTCCTGCCGCCCAACGGCTTCGACACGTGCACCACCTGCAGCTGCGATCCCCTCACCCTCGAGATCCGCTGTCCCCGGCTCGTCTGCCCGCCGCTGCAGTGCAGCGAGAAGCTGGCCTACCGCCCCGACAAGAAGGCCTGCTGCAAGATCTGTCCGGAGGGCAAGCAGAGCAGCTCCAACGGCCACAAGGCGGCGCCCAACAATCCCAACGTGCTGCAGGATCAGGCCATGCAGCGATCGCCCAGCCACAGCGCTGAGGAGGTGCTGGCCAACGGCGGCTGCAAGGTGGTGAACAAGGTGTACGAGAACGGCCAGGAGTGGCACCCCATCCTCATGTCCCACGGCGAGCAGAAGTGCATCAAGTGCCGCTGCAAG GACTCCAAGGTGAACTGCGACCGCAAGCGCTGCTCCCGCTCCACGTGCCAGCAGCAGACGCGCGTGACCAGCAAGCGGCGTCTCTTCGAGAAGCCGGACGCAGCGGCTCCGGCCATCGACGAGTGCTGCTCCACCCAGTGCCGGAGATCGAGGCGCCACCACAAGCGGCagccgcaccaccagcagcgcTCCTCCAGCTGA